The DNA sequence gcgggatctccaccagcactcctgtccaacaagcagaccagactttccaaatcagcagccatctgtccatcctgacgtCAGACTGGGACGCGCAGAAGGTTTACACCTGTAAAGTGTCTGTGggctcccagactgcagagaaaagcctcAAGAAGTCCGAGTGTGAAGaatagtggaggagcagcagcaccatttcacatctgcttctttagtctttgtgctgcatcagcagcttcacatgtcaGAGGAGACCAGTCTGCATGCTTGGAATCAATGTTGtcacgctgagctgctgctcttggagcagctttgcagctgctctgtttttacaatctttcaataaaaactcatcaagttgaagaaaaagaactctttctgtttatttggactcttccaaatgttgttttcaacaataatcaataaaagttCAGTGATTTTAGTGTCTTGTCTCAGGacaacaaaaaaatcagatCTATAATAAAGTGAAACTGAGTTTTCACGCTTCATCTGTGAAGCGTGGCCTCTGGACGcctcagtactttcccaggatgcacctgcaGGCCTCCTCACTCATTTATAGCTGCATCTGAATGGAGctcaaatgtcagctgtgtaaaaacagagggaactgttttatcattaaaaaatTAGTTAAAGAATTAAagaattattttattgtttaatatGTGGAGgatattttgtgttttaataatGTCACAACAGGATCATCAAGGGTGAAAGACTCGATGTTCCAGATAATTCATGATGTGATCCACGATGATGATACGATCAACACACATCGATCCAGCGATCAACAATCTGGGTTGGATTGATTTTATTCTCTGCAGTTACACTGAGCAACAGTGCATAAATGTATAGATGGCTGCTGATGCCTAAACGGAGCGTTGTCATGACGATAATGTGCTTGAGTGATGTAACCAGTGTAGTTAGAGCTCAGACACGTCACCCTTGTGTAGAAGGAGACCCTGTTGAGTCTGATGTTGAAGCTCTAGCAGGAAGTTCTCAGCGAGCATGAAGATGAATGAATCCATGCTTGTGTTGTTctctctcagctgctgcaggcacCTCTCTGAATACGGAACTGGAATTATGGACGTTTGTCCAGGTTTGGTTCAAGGATTGGAAACAAATGGTAGAATATTGACAACAGAACTAGAGTGctacaaacacaacacagcacatgGAGGTGTAAATGGTGGGAACTCCACCCAGAGACTCACTCCCTCACCCTTACATCACACCTTACTGTTGAGCTTCAAACCCATCACCACTTTGAGGCTTCTGTCAGCTGCAATGTGTCCTACACACTCCAGGGAGGACAAAACATGGTCCCTGACATCCTCACGAGGAATTTTCCAGCCTCCTCTTCGGAGCCTCAATgtcggggaggaagaggaggaggaggaaaggccGTTCCACTCAGAGGCACCTGTCTGCATGCTTTGTCCAAAAACAGGACACAGAGTACCagaagattgttcttttcaaaaggtCGCCCAGTATTTATTGAAGATCAAAAAGGAGTTTTGGAGTCTGTGCAAAATGCACAAGTGTCGTTCAAAACTCAGCATGAGCTGTCAGATGATGACTGAATAAggagaacattcagtgtctaaacTAAGGGACAATACACCAGTGCAGGCCTACATGGATCCTATCTGTGATTATTAATGTTGACTATTTTGGGTGAATATATGAGGAGTCAAAGCTAAAACATTGTTAATTCACACACAGAGCCTTAACTCTTTTTTATCTTGAGGGTTGAATTTTAAAACCCTTCAATCTATAACCAGTGGCTGAGTCGTTCCAGAGAAAGAGGTCAGTGTCTTGGTTTCCACATCTTCCATACAGATGTTTGTTCCACAACAGGAGACACCAGTGAGCCCACGGtgcagccatgtttctgtctgtggaaGCTTTCTCTGAATTGGAAGTAGGTGGTGGTAAGAGAGGCTGAGCAGAGAGCAAATGTGTTCTGTCAGTGTGTTGTCCTGGACCGGGCGCCTCCTCACTGCATCTGAAGCTGCCATGCAGGTGAACAGTCAGGTGACATCATAGAACAACCACATTTCTCCCATCGTTGAAGTCATGAAATTATCTTCTTTTTGTAGGTGTGAGTGGGGTCCTGCTTTAGTGTCTCAGAGGTGGCCGAAACACCGAAGACTCAAGATTTTGTTGGTGTAATCAACCATGTTTAGATCACAGTTCCCCTACGGAACAATCAAGACTGAGATGTTCTGACCACTTTGGCTGTTGTTGCCTTCCTCTCCTGACCTGTCAGCttaggtggtggtggggctttATCACAActatttattttgttccatttaaATCAAACAACTCTTTTTCAATAGAGAGATTTCCCAAGAGGACATTAAAAGCACAACTCAACACTTCATTCCAAATTCATCCAACATCATCTCCCACTTTATTCCTGAGCAGGGTCACGTGGGGgtcagacacacaaaaacattaaaatcactcacatgaaacatctgcagacacacaagatGGACTGCAAAGATTCCAGAGGATCCCGAAATCAGAAGTTTGTTGGAGATTGTTGACTCCTGAGAAGGGAAGGTGCTGAGGGTTTGAAGCCTCCACAGAGGTGGGCTGAAGCACTTTTGGAAAGAACAACGTGGACAATGTCCAGGAGGTCAGCCAGGAACTTGGAACTGTTGCTGAAAGATTGGGCAGCTGTTTGTGTCTGAAGTGAGACAACATGGGCTGAtaaatgacctgcagcagccaccatGTGACACAAACCCAGGTCAGATCCATCTGTGGAGGCTCAAACACAGACTCAGTATGACTGATGAGAGGCTGCAGGAACCAGTGAGGGTGTTGGTCTGGCATTAAGATCCAGATGCAGCATTTTCTTAGTTCCACATTCTGCAAGACTGAAATAGCGGAAAAGCATTTTTTCATTGAAACAGCTTAAAGTTCAGTTAATTTAATGAGACCGTTCCCTCTGTTTTTACACATCTGACATTTGAGCTCCATGTAGATGCAGCTATAAATGAGTGAGGAGGCCtgcaggtgcatcctgggaaagtactgaggCGTCCAGAGGCCACGCTTCACAGATGAAGCATGAAAACTCAGTTTCACTTTATTATAGATCTGATTTTTCTGTTGTCCTGAGACAAGACACTAAAATCACTGaacttttattgattattgttgaaaacaacatttggaagagtccaaataaacagaaagagttctttttcttcaacttgatgagtttttattgaaagattgtaaaaacagagcagctgcaaagctgctccaagagcagcagctcagcgtgaCAACATTGATTCCAAGCATGCAGACTGGTCTCCTCtgacatgtgaagctgctgatgcagcacaaagactaaagaagcagatgtgaaatggtgctgctgctcctccactattCTTCACACTCGGACTTCTTgaggcttttctctgcagtctgggagccCACAGACACTTTACAGGTGTAAACCTTCTGCGCATCCCAGTCTGacgtcaggatggacagatggctgctgatttggaaagtctggtctgcttgttggacaggagtgctggtggagatcccgctgctcactgaagtgtcaccaagcaaccagctcacctctgctaaaggtgcagagagtctggacagacagaccagagtggctttgttggactggagctcagctctggacggagggaagactgtcaggacaggaggagggaggctggagcctgaaaatacatgaagaagaaattcacacactcacacaaagttcaacaggaactaatgaatttaggagtttggttgaaaacatcacaaacacactgagcaaataaaaccttcaatcttcagcaacaatatgaGGAAAATCTCACTAAACCAGATATTTTACACCATTTCAGAGTCATTTTGAACATAAACAGCATCAATTCAATATTTGACCAAAGTAAAATTATAACCAGcaaatgatacaaaaatataaagttacaTAATTAAAATTTATGCTGAATGAAGTTGGATGAATTTTACAAAACCTTTTTCACTCACTTCCATCAAACATGAGCCAAGAAAccaaagtcaatttaaaatacgTTTAGGTAGAAAATCTGTCTGCACTTaataaaaagaggtgaaaatgaagaaaactcaacaatatttggtgagaaactgattgaaatgatgtaatctttggagatgtttcctttagctgacagataaagtatcaaagcaggtcaaagactaacagaagaatatttcaaatcatttccacactccacatttctatgaaaaagcttctagtttgtatcaaaagcatcaaatctttgttgtttctgctgagtgtAAAAGTACTTACTGGTGACAATCAGCTTGGTTCCTGGTCCGAATACCACAGTGATTCAGtttgtacacacagctgtacaaaaacctgctgagagtcactgatgagtggagacactgagacatgAGGACAGCCTTCACTGgtgacaccatcatcatcatcattaccatcatcattatcatcatcatcgtcaccatcatcatcatcaccatcatcaccatcatcatcatcaccatcattaccatcatcttcttcatcatcatcgtcattgtcataatcatcaccatcatcatcaacatcatcatcaccatcatcatcattgtcatcatcatcatcaccatgatcATCACCACAATAATCAttattgtcatcatcatcattatcatcatcatcaccatcataccatcatcatcaccacaatcattattgttatcatcattatcatcattattgttatcatcatcaccatcatcatcatcatcattgttatcatcatgtcatcatcatcaccatcatcatcaccatcatcattatcatcaccatcatcacacatcatcaccgtcatcaccatcaccatcatcaccatcaccatcatcatcattgttatcatcataatcatcatcatcatcatcatcaccatcatcatcatcatcctcttcatcttcttcatcatcaatcaccatcatcatcatcatcaccactatcACCACCATTACAATCATCATTCTtaacaacatcatcatcacatcatcatcatcatcacatcttcTTATTATcacccatcatcaccaccatcatcaacaccatcataatcatcatcatcattaccatcatcatcaccatcattaccatcattatcatcatcatcatcattattatcatcacaacagattctctgttagaactttaatcaacaaactcttcatcataTTCCCCATAAAGTCGTTTTGATGActtaaaggtgtattttaatggtgatgatggaggatgaaggatgagtgAGGGAGTTGCTTttggttcttgttattttcagtgatgaaacagcagaaagtttccaacaatctgaaagtttctctgagaaactgagtgtgaacatgagttgatttgtaatttagtgagactgaacatgagctgatgtatcagacactaaaaagcagaagtattgagtgaggaggtttttgtcacagtctgaatcactgtgataccTCTCTTTAGCAGAGTCGTCCCATGTTTCACAGTAATagactgctgagtctccctcctccagattattgatcatcaaacgataatctgttgttgactgatgagtagaagtgaatcttggagatgagaaaccagaaccatatgtgacagaactccagctgcTACGCCAGCTCAGCACAtactgaggaactcctcctggaacctgtttataccagCGAGCACTGTCATCAGTAacagttcccaggttacagtccatggtgactgactctcctctgctcagagacacaacagtgggcttctgtgtcagcaccgtcacagcactcacacctggaaacaacaagaggacatgaagtcaagagaaagacacagactgatgaatccagcatgagctcagagctgcagtaagtcagcctcctcacatgttagagcagtgatgagagtgcagaggctctccagcatgttgccactgtgtgctgactatcaacctggaaagtgactttactgctgacagattcaggctttggaggatgaggagaggaggtgctggaggagcaatttaatagcccactggagctgagagggactgacaggaggaggagcttctcttcaatctgcagcttttctcctgtgtgtgatgtggaaaagagcagattgGAGCTCCGATgtttcatttacatgaagttaaataaagaccatcagagctgcaggtgcttcctgctgatggaggagctgagtcaggtcacatctgaaggagctgctttctctgtttctatggtgatgcagtgctcctctctggtggactTGAACAGAACAACATCCTTCATGGACAAATTTTTCTGGATGTGTCACATGTTTACACATCTACGccttttagtttagtttaatGTTTCATGGGTTCAGTGGTTTAATTACTTTAATGGAATTGACTTTCCTCAAGTAAATAGATAAAACCA is a window from the Takifugu flavidus isolate HTHZ2018 unplaced genomic scaffold, ASM371156v2 ctg339, whole genome shotgun sequence genome containing:
- the LOC130520292 gene encoding immunoglobulin lambda-1 light chain-like, translated to MLESLCTLITALTCVSAVTVLTQKPTVVSLSRGESVTMDCNLGTVTDDSARWYKQVPGGVPQYVLSWRSSWSSVTYGSGFSSPRFTSTHQSTTDYRLMINNLEEGDSAVYYCETWDDSAKERVFGPGTKLIVTSSSLPPPVLTVFPPSRAELQSNKATLVCLSRLSAPLAEVSWLLGDTSVSSGISTSTPVQQADQTFQISSHLSILTSDWDAQKVYTCKVSVGSQTAEKSLKKSECEE